Proteins from a genomic interval of Candidatus Neptunochlamydia sp. REUL1:
- a CDS encoding IS5 family transposase — protein MTNKKDSNPSKKRDLYRIRNWKQYNTSLKNRGSITFWFSPEVIEKWYSNENLGSRGRPKFYSDDAILCALMIRAVFHCKLRQLQGFIESLIAILGLNLNCPHYSVFSRRARHLKIPLKRPLKPGESLNVIFDSTGLKVFGEGEWKTRKHGYSKRRTWRKLHVGMCVDSNEIVIGALSSNNVTDDAAMVEMMDCLDDFSLGDVYGDGAYDTIDCRMAVDDRGGRPVIPPPNNARLHKKDPAPCLAQRNTAIEEIRRGGEDGRKLWKEKVGYHKRSLVETFMFRFKTIVGDKLRSRTWANQFTESMIKLQALNCMTELGMPDSYKVIN, from the coding sequence GGAAGCAGTATAACACTTCATTGAAAAATAGGGGGAGCATCACTTTTTGGTTTAGTCCCGAAGTTATAGAGAAGTGGTATTCCAACGAAAATTTAGGCAGTCGAGGTCGGCCAAAATTCTATTCTGATGACGCCATCCTATGTGCCTTGATGATACGCGCAGTTTTTCATTGTAAGCTTCGTCAACTTCAGGGCTTTATCGAGTCACTTATTGCGATCTTAGGTCTCAACCTTAACTGCCCCCATTACTCAGTCTTCTCTCGGAGAGCCAGACATCTGAAAATCCCTTTAAAAAGGCCTCTTAAGCCAGGGGAAAGCTTGAATGTGATTTTCGATTCTACCGGATTGAAAGTTTTTGGTGAGGGTGAATGGAAAACCCGCAAGCATGGATACTCTAAAAGGAGAACATGGAGAAAACTTCATGTGGGCATGTGTGTTGATTCGAATGAGATTGTTATTGGAGCTCTGAGCTCAAATAATGTAACTGATGACGCAGCTATGGTTGAGATGATGGATTGCCTAGACGACTTCTCGTTGGGAGATGTTTACGGTGACGGGGCCTATGACACAATAGATTGTCGGATGGCCGTAGATGATCGAGGGGGAAGGCCGGTCATTCCACCACCAAACAATGCCCGCCTTCACAAGAAAGATCCCGCTCCATGCTTGGCTCAAAGAAATACAGCTATAGAGGAAATCAGGCGAGGTGGAGAAGATGGGAGAAAGCTTTGGAAGGAGAAGGTGGGATATCATAAAAGGTCTTTGGTCGAGACTTTTATGTTCCGATTCAAGACGATTGTGGGAGACAAACTTCGCTCAAGAACCTGGGCAAATCAATTTACCGAATCTATGATAAAGCTCCAAGCTCTGAACTGTATGACCGAACTGGGTATGCCAGATAGTTATAAAGTGATAAACTGA